DNA sequence from the Thermodesulfobacteriota bacterium genome:
ATAGTTCCCGAGCTGTTATGTAATTTGCTAACATTCCAATAAAAGCACGCCCCGCGAGGAGAGGATTTACCTCTTTAAATACTCCTTCTCTAATTCCTTTTTGCACATAATCAGAAAGTAGGTTTCTGAGATACTGTACATAGGTTTCAAAAAACATGGATGACAACTCATGGCCTTCGAGAGCACTGAAATAAAGTAACCTTATAAACGCAGGGTCCAACCTTGTCTTTTCAAACATTCTTCTTGCAAGGGATTCGAAAATCTGCCAATCATCCATTGTATCTTGAAAACTTTCAAGGGGCAGTTCAAGTCTTGGTTCTTCTTTGATTTTTCTCTCAATAATCGCGCTATACAGATCTCTCTTTGTCCTGAAATAGCGAAAGATCAGCGCCTCGTTTACCCCAGCCGATTCTGAAATCTCCTTCGTAGTTGTGCCATTGAATCCCTTTTCGGAAAAGAGCTTAATTGCAGTTTCGAGAATCTTTTCTCTTGTGTTTACTTTCACCCTTTCGGTTGACATTAAACGCCCCCAGTATAATGCAAGTAAATACTTACTTACAGATAAATTAACATCACACTTGCCGGGTGTCAAGAAGCGAAAGTTGTATTAAGGAAACATACTAAGTAATAGAGAAGTTATCGCCAAATAAGCTACTTTCAAATTAGGATTGCATTATCATAGTGGGCAGGATTATGACTAGTAGCCTATTCCAGTAGTTTCAAAGTTTATTCGGGAATTTTATATAAGTTTAGCTT
Encoded proteins:
- a CDS encoding TetR/AcrR family transcriptional regulator, giving the protein MSTERVKVNTREKILETAIKLFSEKGFNGTTTKEISESAGVNEALIFRYFRTKRDLYSAIIERKIKEEPRLELPLESFQDTMDDWQIFESLARRMFEKTRLDPAFIRLLYFSALEGHELSSMFFETYVQYLRNLLSDYVQKGIREGVFKEVNPLLAGRAFIGMLANYITARELFGETGKQRFTDEEVVECFTDIFLYGIKNKQK